TATGAGCACGATAATAAGTATTGTAGATTTCAGGTCTATGACCCCAAAGGCAGGCTCCTCCGGAACCACAGGGTACAGAATGAAGGCGATTGCTACGAACTGGAGTGCGTCAATGATATCCCTCTCTGACAGATTCTCGGCCAGGGAGTGGAGTGGTTTTTTCTCGATAAGCAGGAATGTGATTATGACTGCGCTGACAATGGATATTATGTAAAGGTCTGCTGCGATGAGCACTCCCAGAAGGTAGGTGCAAAAAAGGGATATGGATGTTGTAAGTCCCAGGCTCCCTTGCGCTTTGTTGATGTTGTAGGCAAGGAAGATACAGACCACTCCCGTGAATATCGTGGTTATCAGCAGGATAGAGGTCCCGGCATAATCAATGAGGAAGGCAGACAGCATGCCAAGGATACATGTGAGCGTAAAAGTCCTGACGCCTGCGAAAAGTTTCTCCCCGCTTCTCTGCCTCTCCCTCTCAAGACCGATAAGGATACCTGTCATCAGTGAGAGAATGATCTTCTGCATAAAGTCCACTATAAGCGGATCCAGGCCAAACCTCAGTGCTATATCTACCATTTTATCTTTCCGTGCTGAAGTATCTGATATCCATCAGGTTATTCCAGGTGTCCGGTCTACACCTGTCATTCTGCCTATAGTCATTCGGCGCATCGCTTAAATAGCCATATATACAAGCTAAGGGAAATATATTTACCGGATAGAAGGTAGTTTTAAATAATATCCTCGTTAATCCTACATGGGAGATATGGGTTCTGCATTCGGAGACATTTTGTCAGCTGGCACTTTTCTTATGAATAATGTGAATGCCAGGCTGTCCGGGTCATAATACCGGTGGATAGTATCTTCTCAAAGGGATGGAGTAATCTAATGGCACACAGTGGGGTAAGGGATTTTTTGTCAGGTACAACTGAAAGCGTAGTCAGGATGGACGAGGGAAGCTTACGGAATGTTCCTGCGACAGCAGAGAGCACACGTAACACTGCCGGGAGATATGCACGGGCGAGGAACCTGAGTGACTGGGCAAAGGATTACTACCGTATCAAGGTCACACCCAAGAACCAGTTCTCGACTTTCAGGATAGAGCACCTGACAGAGAATGATTCCATGCATATAACGGGCCAGCTGGATGACGGTTCATGGGGCACTCAGCAGTGGCTGATCAATAAAAAAGATGTCTACCTTGAGGATGGGAAGCTTGTTGCTGATAACCAGAGGATACAGGATGCCCTGAAGCATTTGCAGCGCTGACAGGTTCCTCTTTTATGCTCACACATTAAGGGGTATCGTTCCGGTGGAAGAGCCTATGAGGATAGTGGTCGCATATCCGATAGTTTTGCAGCTGGAGTATCACAGAGAACTGGAAAGCATGGGTGACCTTAAGGTCTACAATACCTGCCTCTGTCAGACGATGAGTTCATAGAGAGGGTCAGGAATGCAAATATTGTCATTGTTGGCAGATATGGTTTTTGAGTATGAGCTTCTGCCTGCCAATAGTCCGCTGCTTGGTCTGGGCAATGTGCTCCTGACACCGCATATTGCTTTCCTTTCTGAGGAGTCGCTGGACGAGTGTACATCAGTGACTGTGGACAATATCAGGCAGTTCCTTAAGGGAAGCCCGCAGAATGTGATAGATTCGGAAGTCTTTCAGTAGTATGAATAAGTTCAGCTGAAGGCAGGAAACTATAAGAGTCATAGTGACCTAAGTCTAATGGGGAGTGATTTGAATGCTTTACTGGATAATTCGTATTCTGATTGCCATAATCGTCCTTGTGATATTATGGCAGATATTACTGCTTCTGCTCTAAGTCGGATTGACTGTCAGTTATATGACAGGCTGCAGATATAAGTGATATCATACGTTAAATTTCAGCAGGGATTCTGTTAGAATTCCAGCCTTATTTTTATTGCCATACATGTCCGCTCAGCCCCAAGGCCGGCTGTATCATGTTTACCTTGCCGGTACACCTGCAGGCAGTCCGCTTATTCTCTTCGGGTTGCTGGCCAAGTTCTATTTGAGATTTATGGACCAGGCGTTACCATTCTTTTGCATGCAGATCTTGTCTTCCCTTGCAAGCCAACCTATAGCCATGAAGACAGTCTGGGAATCAAAACCGCTCTCCTTGAGTATTTTCTTTACGTTGGTAAGATTGGACCCGCCCTTTTCAAGCAGCCTGTAAACATGTCCGGCTGCATCCCCTATGTTAAGACATACCTCATCCATAATATTCACTTGACTTAATTGTTTATAAGCTTTTATGAGTCATATCAGTCCCTACTGCCGATATCCTCTACATAGGCACGCAATATTTCAGCCACGCTCCATGCCTGGGAGATAGTACCTCCGGGATTGTGGGGTGCGTCTCCGTCGAATACTTCGGAGACGGTGCCGATGCCTGCTTCTTCCAGATGCACTTCTATTCCCTTGAGCAGGTTCCTCATTTCATCCTTGCTTCGATTTGAACGTCCGTTGACCTTAATGTATGCCGTTATATATGGGCCGAGCAGCCAGGGCCAGACAGTACCGTTATGATAGGCTGTGTCCCTGCTTTCCGTATCGCCCTGGTAGATACCCATGTAGAACGGATCTGACGGGGAAAGTGTCCTGAGGCCATATGGAGTCAGCAATTCATCCTTAACAATTTGCATTATGCTTTTTTCACTGACATGAGGAAGCATTGTAAAAGGCAGTGATACGGCAAGCACCTGGTTTGGTCTTACAGAGGCATCTTTCAGGCATACAGGTTCATTGCTGCCGGGCTTCTCAGGGCAGGGGATGCAATCATAGAGGCAGCCTTTATCCTCATTCCAGAATGCCCCTTCGAAATTCTCTTTCGTAAGCTCTGCAACCTCATAGAAAGCAGAGGTATCTTTGCCAAGTTTCTCCCCCATTGTCGATGCCTGCAGCAGGGCATTGTACCACAGAGCATTGATCTCGCATGTCTTTCCCCGGCGTGATGTCAGTTCCCTGCCTCTTACTTTTATATCCATCCATGTGAGCTGCCCGCCCTGTGATATCAGGCCGTCTGCTTCCATTCTTATGTCATGTTTTGTTCCCCTGCAATAGTGGTCGATTATGCTCTCAACAGTGTCCCATACACCTGCTACAAAGTCCAGGTCTTCTGTGTAGTCCAGGTACTTTCTGAGGGAATGGATAAACCACAGGGAGGCATCCACCGTATTGTATGCAATCTCACCTGAAGGGCTTTCCGGGAAAAAATTGGGTATAAGTCCCCCACTGCAATTGGCTGCGAATGTTGCGAGTATGCTCCTAGCATCATCAAATCTTCCGGTAACAAGGGTGAGGCCGGGCAGTGAGATCATGGAATCCCTGCCCCAGTCCGAATACCAGTGATAGCCTGCTATGATAGATTTTGAACCGGTCGATTGCCGGTGTACTATGAATGAGTCTCCGGCCCTGATCAGCCTGTTAAGAAGATCGTCTTTATGGGCCTGCTTTTCAGTGAGCTGGTTCCGGCGCCGCATTTCATGGTTAAATATCCGGTCAACGTCATTCATATCCAGCGATATCCCTGAAGTTGAAGCTGCAATGAAGAACGATGACTCACCCCTGCCGACCTCAGTCTCGAAGTAACCCGGATTGAAGTTATCCTCCCGGAATGGATATCCTCTTGAGAGCTCTGTCATGTATTCCATATTGTAATACCAGTAGGCTTTAGGCGTGAAGGGAATGTCCGAATCAATGTAGAGCCTCTCCCCTTCCCTCTCAAGAACCGTGCCGGTGTCGTGTAGTTGCTGCTCAAGCCGCAGATCTCCCGAGCTGGTAAGTTTATGTATGTCTCTGTTATTGACTAGCGGAAGCACCCTGAAAGTGACAGTGTCATGTGAAGGGTTGGAGATATCATAGCGGACAACTGTCGTGTTCTCGCCGTGAACCATGGTTATCTTCTTTCTGACAGAGACGTCCTCCGCAAAATACCGGAATTCCGGAAAAGGTTCTGTGGAAAAGTTCTGAAGATGGCGATAGCCCTGCGGGTGCAAAGCGCCCGGGTACTGGTGTGCTGCAAACTGGCATGCCCGGCTGCCGACCTGTATCTCCTCGTCAAGGGATGAGAGCATCACTCTCCTGCGTACCGGGGGATTAATGGCTGCCACAAGCAGGCCATGGTATTTTCTTGTATTCATTCCTGTGGCTGTGGATGAAGCATAGCCGCCAAGACCGTTGGTTATTATCCATTCCCTGTTTATGCCTTTTGCAGGCAGCTTTTCACTGTCTGTACTACCCTTAGTACTGTCCATACTGTTATCCCGCTCCTCTTAAGATCATATTGACCCGGAATCTATTAATAATGCATTATCCAGTTCATCCAGTACTATTAAGTTCTCGAGCATAAGGGCGCAGCTCCAGCTTAAGGGAATGGCCCAAGCAGGTTCGCCGGTGTGCCTGTTTACCTGCTCCGGCAATAAACCGGTACTTGTAGCACCCCTGAGTGCCCATCTGATATATTCCAGAGCCTCCGATTTGGCTTTCCAGCCTTCGGTTTCATTTCCTGTCCTCTCACCTGATCCTGCAAGGGCCAGCAGAGCCCTGGACAGCCATAGGGTTGTAACAATCCAGGGATTTCCATCAATATAATTGTCGGTTTCGTAGCGTTTTATCCCCCGATGTCCGTTCACAGGCACCCCTAGCTTTTTCTCAACAGTGCGGATGGTCGAGAGTATCATCTCCCTTTCCCTTTCGTCGTCTGCACTGAGCATGCCGAAAGGTACGAATACCCCAAGGATACTGGCATCGACTTCGGTGTCCGTCCTGCCGTCCACCCTGCCCCTTGCGAAATACCCTTCAGGCAGCCAGAACTCTCGAACAGTCGCCTCCTTGATGAGCTTCGCCCTTCCAAGCCATCTGCTTGCGAGTTCCTGCTCGCCGTATTCAGCAGCAATGTTCGCAGCCCCCGTAAGCCCTCCGTATATGGCAGCATTTGTGTGAGTGAACGTGCCCTTGTATGATTCCCACAGGCAGGTGCAGGAATCGTGAAGGCCACCGGTAGTTCTCCTCATCAGGTATTCGGCAGCAGGCAGTACACTTGGCCATATCTCGCTGAGAAAGGCGCTCCGGGACGCTGGTTGCAGGCCCTGGAAGTATCTGCCCATTGCAAAGAGTGTCGCCCCGGTCTCGTCCATCTGCGTGGAGAAGCTGAAGTTCCCCCAGGAAGAGCCCAGGCTCCCGTCCAGCCAGTAGCGCTGGAACCAGGAGCCGTCGGACAGCTGCGTCTTCCTGCACCATCTGAAGAAACGCATGCAGAAGTCAGGATAACCTGCATTGAGGAGCGCAAGCACTGTCTCGGCAGCGTCCCTGTTCCAGCAGTACCCATATCCTCCGCTCAGCTCAAACTCATGGTCGAACTCGGGAGCTGCGACAAAAGAACCTTCCTCCGGGTCGCTCAGAAGGGACAGGGTCAATAAGGACCGATTGAAAGCGCTGATAAGATCCTCACGGTTGTCATCCACGATCTGTGGTAGCGTGATCCTTCTGCTTCCCGACAGCCAGCCAGTCCGTTCCTCGTAAACCTTTTTTACCATTCTTTCCACATTTTCAGTGCCTGCTGTTCTCATTTTACTGTAGAGCATCTCCCTTGTGGGTGCTGCACCGATGAAAACTGTTATCTCCCTGCCTGAGCCCGGCTCTATGTCCAGCTTCCATCCAATGGCGCTGTTGAGCCTGCCTATCTCCTCACGCTTGTTGTGCAGTTGCCCGTCCCGCATATCATATAGTGCGTTGGTCCATATATCCGAGTCAAGGGCCCTGCCCACCTGCCATTCTTCGAATGAGGGTCTTGAGCTAAGTCCCAGGTGATAGTTTCTCCAGTAGTGTACAAGTATTCGGGCTTCGGGGTCACAGAAGGCGGAGTTCTTCTTAACTGTCTCTCCTGCCTGGAACTTCGAGTAGTAATAGAATCTGCCATGGAATCCTTCAGAAGCGCTGATTCTGTAATTACGCACCATTATGGGATGACTGGGATGAGCGAGGTCCAGGATGTCCATGCTCAGCCCTCCCTGCCGGCGGAGGTGAGTGACCACGACATTTGTATCTTCTATGTAGCTCTGGGTCGCATGCCATTCATGGTCATCGGACCAGATAAGCCTCTTCCCGTCATGCAGGCATGCCTGCGATTCCTCTACATGCTGGGCAAAGTCCCTGCCGGGATAGAAGAAACCGAAAATTTCCGCCTTCTTTCCCATTGTAACAAGCAGTTTCTCGTTACCAAGTATCGCATTGGGTTGCCTTATCATCTTGAATCTCCCCTAATAACAATTCCGGTTGCCGGGCACTGTCTTCGGAATACGTGCCCGTCCCTTCTTTTAACTTCGAGAACAGGTCCGTATTTCCATATGCTATTGAATACATATACACGCTCTGTAACACCTTTACCCGGCACAGAGGATTATATTTTTATGACGACTTTGCAAATGAAGATTCCGACTAAATGATAATGTTACTCTTATTAGTTATTAACTTAAGTCTGTATTTGAAACTATTACTGGAAGCCGCTGATTTGTCTGATTGTAGGTTTGTAGGACGTTGAGACTGATTCGAAACAGTATATTTTGTGCAAATAGCGAATGAACTGTACAGCAGTTACAAGTTTCATACGAATCTAAACGTAGCAATGATGCAAATAATGACCCAGATAAACCATAAAATGGCGGTTAAAATTCCAACAATGACTGCTTTTGATAGATTTTTTGTTAGTATTGCATATGCGATGGCTGAAGTGATGCCAGGTAGCATAAACCATAGAGTTGGTATATTTCGCAGAAGCCCTCTCAGGAGTTGGCTTTCTAGAGAAAAAGATGCAATGTGATATAGTGCCACTGTTCCTAGAATGAGAAAAACTCCAACCGTGTTTTCACTTAGATATTTACCTTTGATTTGCATAGTCCTCTTTGTCACTATATTTTATAAGAATAGATTTCTTTCGTAATAATCCTCTATTTCTAGGCTAGAATGTGAATTATCTGGAGATGCAATTGCAAAGTGCTTCATTGTAAAAAATTGTCATAAACTGATATGGAGGATATGAAATGAAAGACAGGTTTTTCTGATTTGAATATTGCGAACCCAGCTAGTTGTTCTTACATTATTGAACTATTTTATTTTTCAGGATCTTGATCAGCCGGGCAATTGAAATGCCTATAACTGACCCGATCGATATGGTGAGGACCAGCGGCAACACAACCATTATTACAAGAAGCAAAACAGTTGTTATATCATTCCCTACTAAGATTTTCAATGTAACTGAAATAAGGGTGAATATATATTCAATAATAGGCTCCACGATGAGTACTACTATGGTATCAGCGATAAATGCTGG
This DNA window, taken from Methanolobus chelungpuianus, encodes the following:
- a CDS encoding glycoside hydrolase family 15 protein; translated protein: MIRQPNAILGNEKLLVTMGKKAEIFGFFYPGRDFAQHVEESQACLHDGKRLIWSDDHEWHATQSYIEDTNVVVTHLRRQGGLSMDILDLAHPSHPIMVRNYRISASEGFHGRFYYYSKFQAGETVKKNSAFCDPEARILVHYWRNYHLGLSSRPSFEEWQVGRALDSDIWTNALYDMRDGQLHNKREEIGRLNSAIGWKLDIEPGSGREITVFIGAAPTREMLYSKMRTAGTENVERMVKKVYEERTGWLSGSRRITLPQIVDDNREDLISAFNRSLLTLSLLSDPEEGSFVAAPEFDHEFELSGGYGYCWNRDAAETVLALLNAGYPDFCMRFFRWCRKTQLSDGSWFQRYWLDGSLGSSWGNFSFSTQMDETGATLFAMGRYFQGLQPASRSAFLSEIWPSVLPAAEYLMRRTTGGLHDSCTCLWESYKGTFTHTNAAIYGGLTGAANIAAEYGEQELASRWLGRAKLIKEATVREFWLPEGYFARGRVDGRTDTEVDASILGVFVPFGMLSADDEREREMILSTIRTVEKKLGVPVNGHRGIKRYETDNYIDGNPWIVTTLWLSRALLALAGSGERTGNETEGWKAKSEALEYIRWALRGATSTGLLPEQVNRHTGEPAWAIPLSWSCALMLENLIVLDELDNALLIDSGSI
- a CDS encoding amylo-alpha-1,6-glucosidase, encoding MDSTKGSTDSEKLPAKGINREWIITNGLGGYASSTATGMNTRKYHGLLVAAINPPVRRRVMLSSLDEEIQVGSRACQFAAHQYPGALHPQGYRHLQNFSTEPFPEFRYFAEDVSVRKKITMVHGENTTVVRYDISNPSHDTVTFRVLPLVNNRDIHKLTSSGDLRLEQQLHDTGTVLEREGERLYIDSDIPFTPKAYWYYNMEYMTELSRGYPFREDNFNPGYFETEVGRGESSFFIAASTSGISLDMNDVDRIFNHEMRRRNQLTEKQAHKDDLLNRLIRAGDSFIVHRQSTGSKSIIAGYHWYSDWGRDSMISLPGLTLVTGRFDDARSILATFAANCSGGLIPNFFPESPSGEIAYNTVDASLWFIHSLRKYLDYTEDLDFVAGVWDTVESIIDHYCRGTKHDIRMEADGLISQGGQLTWMDIKVRGRELTSRRGKTCEINALWYNALLQASTMGEKLGKDTSAFYEVAELTKENFEGAFWNEDKGCLYDCIPCPEKPGSNEPVCLKDASVRPNQVLAVSLPFTMLPHVSEKSIMQIVKDELLTPYGLRTLSPSDPFYMGIYQGDTESRDTAYHNGTVWPWLLGPYITAYIKVNGRSNRSKDEMRNLLKGIEVHLEEAGIGTVSEVFDGDAPHNPGGTISQAWSVAEILRAYVEDIGSRD
- a CDS encoding winged helix-turn-helix domain-containing protein, giving the protein MDEVCLNIGDAAGHVYRLLEKGGSNLTNVKKILKESGFDSQTVFMAIGWLAREDKICMQKNGNAWSINLK